The DNA segment ACAGAAACCAAGTCAGAGAGGCAAAACACTCTTATTACAATTAGTTGCAGGACTTAAACAAGTAATCATTTGATTGCTATTATTCAGCTACACATCCCTCTACCCTTCAAGACATGCCTCCTTAGACCAGGAATATGAACATTTTTTATATAATCTCTCCAATCTATACTCTCCACATCAAatccaaatttcttcttctcaGCTTCAGACATGCTTTCAATCAATCTTCGAGTATTGCTGTTGTCAAACCTGCATTATGATTTTTAAGTTAACATAGATGAATCTATTCAAAGTAAGGAGTGAGAAAATAAATTTGTTTTTTCCCTTACCTTCCACCATAAAAAGTGTATGGTTCATATATATTAGCCAAATACTTAGCTTGCTCCACTGATTTTCTGCATATAAATTCATGTTTTAAAGACAGCTTCCTATCTGATGATGCCAATTCTGCTAACCCATTTCGTTGAATCACATCTTTCCAGAGATGATCAGAGAAATCTTCCATAGAACTGAAGAGCTTCATCGATGGAACGTGGATCGGCCTGCCGTTGGAGTCCATGTAAGGGGAGGAATTGTAATGTTCATAGAGCAGTTTAGCCAACTCTTCAAAAGCTAGTGGATTTACAACTGATGAAGCAATTTGGTAGACATTTatgcctgatttttgaaccattccaTGCCTGGCTATTGCTGCTAAGGTTGCATTGACTACCATATCTGCTGGGACCTTCAACAAAGCAGCAGCTTATCttcttgaaaaaaaaagaaaaaagaaaaaaaatactagAGAATCTAAGATACTTACGACATCAAGAACCCCATTTGGGTCCACCAGAAATCCTGTAAGCTGCCCTTTTCCATAGTACAAAATTATTGGATCCATCATCCTGAGACAGATAATAAAGGGATGTTTAgggatcacaattcacaagtaaTCTGCAAGGGGTAAGTATATAAGAGATAAATACCTGTTTCCTTCCATCCATCCTGGAAATGGCTCTCTGCAAGTGCTTTCAATGACACTAGGCCTAATTATCACCACTGGAATGTCTCCTCTCAAGCTATCAATCATCATTTCCCCCATTGCTTTTGTGAACACATATGTGTCTTGCCACCCAAATTTTCTTGCCCTGTTCAGGAGTCAACTATCATCCCTTTTAGGTTACTATTTATTCAGTTGAACTTACcatgatcaataaaattattttgatagGGATTCTACAAGAAATTTCACCAAATTCTGAACACTACAAAATGGAAATAGTGAACAAGATAAGGAGAAGCCTAATTACCTTTCTAAACCCAACTCTTTCATCATTTGAGCCACTTCATTTTCTTGGAAAGCTTCTTTGGAGTTCAAagccaatttcatttcattttcaacatGCAAGGTTGGTAGAAATCTTGGTGTAGTTTCGGAGACGAAACTTTCCTCGGCTATGCAATCTCCAATACAGAATGGCTTTTCCATAATTCTTCCTTGTCTTTGTCCATTAACATAAGCTGCAATAAAAGAACAGAAACTTAACTGTTGTATAAATTGGAACTCTAATTTCTACCTCTCTAATTCACTTGCCATCAATTTCAAAGGAAAAATTGAGGACAGTGTCCCCTTTTCAATCAGAATCTAATTCTTCTGTATTTGAGTTGTTACCAGTTGATACTTGCAGGAAGAGCTTGAGCTTTTGGCACTTCTTTGCAAAGCTCATAAGGTGGCAAGGTCCCCTAGTATTGATGTCAATAGCAACATCATATCTGCAATTTCAGAATGGTCACAATTATATACGCATAGCAAAAAATTACTCAAAATCACTTATTCTGATATTCTAAAGATTGCCATAACCTTTCATCAAAAGTTGTATTAGCTGCAGAATTAACGATCACATCAATTTCACTGGCAATCAAGTTGGCTAAATCTTCTTCCAACCCAAGATTAGATTCACAAACGTTTCCCACCACTGGCACTAATTTGCTCAACATGAAAGCTTGGTAGGATTTTCCATAGGCTTGCTGGAGACACTTGAATAGCTCTGCATTTATTATCTAAGTATGgccataaattaaaatttgattacaacaccaatgaaatg comes from the Hevea brasiliensis isolate MT/VB/25A 57/8 chromosome 5, ASM3005281v1, whole genome shotgun sequence genome and includes:
- the LOC110649435 gene encoding fatty acyl-CoA reductase 2, chloroplastic, yielding MGSLFLNSPTLATNKPAKMSGKCEWCFLRKKKISSSTVVYCQGGGKAIRSIGFSSVLTERSSTLVGEDHSAAVMDAAGSLVLSPNGNKAQPEIAIKDFDSYGGPTSSSLVEVQDGIGIVKFLAGKGFFITGATGFLAKVLIEKILRTVPDVGKIYVLIKAKNMEAAMARLKSEIINAELFKCLQQAYGKSYQAFMLSKLVPVVGNVCESNLGLEEDLANLIASEIDVIVNSAANTTFDERYDVAIDINTRGPCHLMSFAKKCQKLKLFLQVSTAYVNGQRQGRIMEKPFCIGDCIAEESFVSETTPRFLPTLHVENEMKLALNSKEAFQENEVAQMMKELGLERARKFGWQDTYVFTKAMGEMMIDSLRGDIPVVIIRPSVIESTCREPFPGWMEGNRMMDPIILYYGKGQLTGFLVDPNGVLDVVPADMVVNATLAAIARHGMVQKSGINVYQIASSVVNPLAFEELAKLLYEHYNSSPYMDSNGRPIHVPSMKLFSSMEDFSDHLWKDVIQRNGLAELASSDRKLSLKHEFICRKSVEQAKYLANIYEPYTFYGGRFDNSNTRRLIESMSEAEKKKFGFDVESIDWRDYIKNVHIPGLRRHVLKGRGMCS